In Fusobacterium canifelinum, a genomic segment contains:
- a CDS encoding APC family permease → MKNESKIEAKNLNLFDIICLGFGGAIGSGIFVLMGSGINFTGKSIVLAVGVGCLFMLLAYFYNVLLSSMFTFKGGDYSQKAITFNPFFSGISAYVNFTNGFSIAMYSIAIINYASIIFPTLLDYSQIIAILIITLLFAATIRGSKFISTINSIMTVILIISIFIFIVFGVSKVQNGYFSEGNFFRNGFSGFISAIAIMGWACQGTTMGPVAVSAVTKKAKKNIPLGILLVTVLLAVVYFAISYVAAGVLPIEEVSNKNLSLVAKEIFPYWIFVIFIIGGAVFAIATSMITAITMVRYPILKVAEDGWLPKICKKTTSSGYPWVVYLIFYIVSIVPVLLGFSLDVIVSLVMIPYMITNIYCNLACIRIINKYPKQWENSILHMPKILIDIICILAALSALIVCYNLFILLDKSQMLLMLGILFLMSIFSIISIKTGNVSIENLEKNKEMIIQEALNEED, encoded by the coding sequence ATGAAAAATGAAAGTAAAATTGAAGCCAAAAATTTGAATTTATTTGATATTATCTGCTTAGGTTTTGGAGGTGCTATTGGTTCTGGGATTTTTGTTTTAATGGGATCAGGAATTAATTTTACTGGTAAATCTATTGTTTTAGCTGTAGGTGTTGGCTGTTTATTTATGTTGTTAGCTTATTTTTACAATGTACTTCTTTCTTCAATGTTTACTTTTAAAGGTGGAGATTATAGCCAAAAAGCAATAACATTTAATCCTTTTTTTTCAGGAATAAGTGCATATGTAAATTTTACTAATGGTTTTTCAATTGCTATGTATAGTATTGCTATTATAAACTATGCTAGTATTATATTTCCTACTCTTTTGGATTACAGTCAAATAATCGCTATTTTAATAATTACTTTATTATTTGCAGCAACAATCAGAGGCTCAAAATTTATTTCTACTATAAATAGTATTATGACAGTTATTTTAATAATTTCTATTTTTATATTTATTGTTTTTGGAGTTTCAAAAGTACAAAATGGATATTTTTCAGAAGGAAATTTTTTTAGAAATGGATTTTCAGGTTTTATATCTGCAATTGCTATAATGGGTTGGGCTTGTCAGGGAACAACTATGGGACCTGTTGCTGTTTCTGCTGTTACAAAAAAAGCCAAAAAGAATATTCCACTAGGAATTTTATTAGTAACTGTTCTATTAGCAGTTGTCTATTTTGCAATTTCATATGTTGCTGCCGGTGTACTACCAATAGAAGAAGTAAGTAATAAAAATTTGAGTTTAGTTGCAAAAGAAATTTTTCCTTATTGGATATTTGTAATTTTTATAATTGGAGGTGCTGTATTTGCAATTGCAACTTCTATGATAACAGCAATTACAATGGTTCGTTACCCTATATTAAAAGTTGCTGAAGATGGTTGGTTACCAAAAATTTGTAAAAAAACTACTTCTTCTGGTTATCCTTGGGTAGTATACTTAATATTTTATATAGTTTCAATTGTTCCAGTTTTATTAGGATTTAGTTTAGATGTAATAGTATCTTTAGTTATGATACCTTATATGATTACAAATATTTATTGTAACTTAGCTTGTATCAGAATAATAAATAAATATCCTAAACAATGGGAAAATAGTATTTTACATATGCCTAAAATTTTAATAGATATAATTTGTATTTTAGCTGCACTATCCGCATTAATAGTATGTTATAATTTATTTATCTTACTTGATAAATCTCAAATGTTACTAATGCTAGGAATTCTATTCCTTATGTCAATATTTTCTATTATATCTATTAAAACAGGAAATGTTAGTATAGAAAATCTTGAAAAAAATAAAGAAATGATAATTCAAGAAGCTTTAAATGAAGAAGATTAA
- a CDS encoding MalY/PatB family protein, producing the protein MKYDFTTRVNRKGQGSFKWEDMYAKKPNVADGIVPLSVADMEFKNAPEIIEGLKNYLDQVVLGYTMANKEYKKAVCNWMKKRHNFEIQEDWIINTAGVVPAFFSAIQEFTKEGDGVIIMTPVYYPFFNAINLQGRKLIDCPLIEKDGMYYIDYDLFDKLSQVSKNKVLLFCSPHNPVGRVWTKEELKKLSDIILKNEVLLLSDEVHFDIIMPNKKHTVFQTIDDKLAERTITFTAPSKTFNLAGMGMSNTIIKNKELHDRFINSLNRTCSIPFTALGYKSCEIAYTQCEEWLKECLEVIYKNQQLIVEFFEKNYPEIKVTRNEGTYLLWVDFRALNMEPEDLEKFMINEASIFLDEGYIFGENGKGFERFNLAAPTSVIEETLQRLDKALKKFKK; encoded by the coding sequence ATGAAATATGATTTCACTACAAGAGTAAATAGAAAAGGGCAAGGTTCATTTAAATGGGAGGATATGTATGCTAAAAAACCTAATGTAGCTGATGGAATTGTACCACTTTCTGTTGCTGATATGGAATTTAAAAATGCTCCTGAAATTATTGAAGGTTTAAAAAATTACTTAGATCAAGTAGTTTTAGGATATACAATGGCAAATAAAGAATATAAAAAAGCTGTATGTAATTGGATGAAAAAAAGACATAATTTTGAAATTCAAGAAGACTGGATAATTAATACTGCTGGGGTTGTTCCTGCGTTTTTTAGTGCAATACAAGAATTTACAAAAGAAGGTGATGGGGTTATTATTATGACACCTGTCTATTATCCTTTCTTTAATGCAATAAACTTACAAGGTAGAAAATTAATAGATTGTCCTCTTATAGAAAAAGATGGTATGTATTATATTGATTATGATTTATTTGATAAATTATCTCAAGTTTCTAAAAATAAAGTTTTATTATTCTGCTCACCACATAATCCAGTTGGTAGAGTTTGGACAAAAGAAGAACTAAAAAAATTATCTGATATAATTCTAAAAAATGAAGTTTTACTTCTTTCTGATGAAGTACATTTTGATATAATTATGCCTAATAAAAAACACACAGTTTTTCAAACAATTGATGATAAATTAGCGGAAAGAACTATAACATTTACAGCTCCTTCAAAAACTTTTAATTTAGCTGGAATGGGGATGAGTAATACCATTATAAAAAATAAAGAACTTCATGATAGATTTATTAATTCTTTGAATAGAACTTGTTCTATCCCATTTACTGCATTAGGTTATAAATCATGTGAGATAGCCTACACTCAATGTGAAGAATGGTTAAAAGAATGTCTTGAAGTTATTTATAAAAATCAACAACTTATAGTTGAATTTTTTGAAAAAAATTATCCTGAAATCAAAGTTACAAGAAATGAAGGAACCTATTTATTATGGGTAGATTTTAGAGCTTTAAATATGGAACCTGAAGATTTAGAAAAATTTATGATAAATGAGGCTAGTATATTCCTTGATGAAGGATACATATTTGGTGAAAATGGAAAAGGTTTTGAAAGATTTAATCTTGCTGCTCCTACTTCTGTTATAGAAGAAACTCTTCAAAGATTGGACAAAGCTTTAAAAAAATTTAAAAAATAA
- a CDS encoding mechanosensitive ion channel family protein — MNSTFYEKMLENLLVNLEHYLPMLAGKLVAFLVICFIWPKLTKFLVKSLEKAMSLRNSDPLLTSFLKSLTKTIMYIILAFILVGILGVRATSLVTILGTAGVAVGLALQGSLSNLASGILILFFKQVSKGDFVSSLDKNIEGTVQSIHILYTIIQQPNGPVIIVPNSQIANASIINYSKNPFRRLDLIYSASYDVPVDKVISVLHQVIENEPRIIKNDPDRPITISLSKQNASSLDYMFRAWVKKEDYVDTMLDCNINVKKFFDKNGIEIPYNKLDLHMKNSPNIDSNK, encoded by the coding sequence ATGAATAGTACTTTTTATGAAAAAATGTTAGAAAATTTATTGGTAAATTTAGAACATTATTTACCAATGCTTGCTGGAAAATTAGTAGCCTTTTTAGTAATATGTTTTATATGGCCAAAGTTAACGAAGTTTTTAGTAAAAAGCTTAGAGAAAGCAATGTCATTAAGAAATAGTGACCCTTTACTTACATCTTTTTTAAAATCTTTAACGAAAACGATTATGTATATTATTTTAGCTTTTATCTTAGTTGGAATTCTAGGTGTGAGAGCTACATCGCTTGTCACAATTTTAGGTACTGCTGGTGTTGCAGTTGGTTTAGCATTACAAGGAAGCTTATCTAACCTTGCTAGTGGAATTTTAATTTTATTTTTTAAACAAGTATCTAAGGGAGACTTTGTTTCAAGTCTAGATAAAAATATTGAAGGAACAGTACAAAGTATACACATACTATATACAATTATTCAACAACCTAATGGACCTGTAATTATTGTTCCTAATAGCCAAATAGCTAATGCATCTATTATTAACTATTCAAAAAATCCATTTAGAAGACTTGATCTAATTTATTCAGCTTCTTATGATGTCCCTGTAGATAAAGTTATTTCTGTTTTACACCAGGTTATTGAAAATGAGCCTAGAATCATAAAGAATGACCCTGATAGACCTATTACTATCAGTCTTAGTAAGCAAAATGCTAGTTCCCTTGATTATATGTTTAGAGCTTGGGTAAAAAAAGAAGATTATGTTGACACAATGTTAGATTGTAATATTAATGTTAAGAAATTCTTTGATAAAAATGGAATTGAAATTCCTTATAACAAACTTGATTTGCACATGAAAAATAGTCCTAATATTGACAGTAATAAATAG
- a CDS encoding extracellular solute-binding protein, with protein sequence MKKIFLLFLATIMLVSCGDSKDENTLYVYSWADYIPQFVYSDFEKETGIRVIEDIYSSNEEMYTKIKAGGEGYDIIMPSSDYYEIMMKEDMLAKLDKSQLENVKNIDDAYMAKLREFDPENDYGVPYMRGITCIAVNTKFVKDYPRDYTIYNREDLAGRMTLLDDMREVFVPALALNGYKQDADSTEAMEKAKSTILNWKKNIAKFDAESYGKGFANGDFWVVQGYPDNIYRELSQEDRENVDFIVPPGDQGYSSIDSFVVLKDSKNLENAMKFINYIHRPDVYAKISDYIEIPSINTGADKLVTKKPLYDVEKTKDAQLLIDIGDKLNIQNKYWQEILIAN encoded by the coding sequence ATGAAAAAAATATTTTTATTATTTTTAGCAACTATAATGCTAGTTTCTTGTGGGGATAGTAAAGATGAAAATACTTTGTATGTATATAGTTGGGCTGACTATATTCCACAATTTGTATATTCAGATTTTGAGAAAGAAACTGGAATAAGAGTTATTGAAGATATTTATTCTTCTAATGAAGAAATGTATACTAAAATAAAAGCTGGTGGAGAAGGATATGATATTATTATGCCTTCTAGTGATTATTATGAAATAATGATGAAAGAAGATATGCTTGCAAAATTAGATAAATCTCAATTAGAAAATGTTAAAAATATTGATGATGCATATATGGCAAAATTAAGAGAATTTGACCCAGAAAATGACTATGGAGTTCCTTATATGAGAGGAATTACTTGTATAGCAGTAAATACAAAGTTTGTAAAAGATTATCCAAGAGATTACACTATTTATAATAGAGAAGATTTAGCTGGAAGAATGACTCTTTTAGATGATATGAGAGAAGTATTTGTTCCTGCTCTAGCTCTAAATGGTTATAAACAAGATGCTGATTCAACAGAAGCTATGGAAAAAGCAAAATCTACTATTTTAAATTGGAAGAAAAATATTGCAAAATTTGATGCAGAATCTTATGGAAAAGGATTTGCTAATGGAGATTTCTGGGTAGTTCAAGGATATCCAGACAATATTTATAGAGAACTTTCACAAGAAGATAGAGAAAATGTAGATTTTATTGTTCCACCTGGTGACCAAGGATATTCTTCAATAGATTCATTTGTAGTTTTAAAAGATTCTAAAAATCTTGAAAATGCTATGAAATTTATAAACTATATCCATAGACCAGATGTCTATGCTAAAATTTCTGATTATATTGAAATTCCTAGTATAAATACTGGTGCAGATAAACTTGTAACCAAGAAACCTCTATATGATGTTGAAAAAACAAAAGATGCTCAACTTTTGATAGATATTGGAGATAAATTAAATATCCAAAATAAATATTGGCAAGAAATTTTAATAGCAAACTAA
- the dnaN gene encoding DNA polymerase III subunit beta translates to MKFSINRQKTIEIIGEYSNILKDNPVKPSLAGLFIQAKNNQVVFKGANTEIELIRYANCEIESEGQVLIKPALLLEYIKLLEGENINFEKKDGYLILNNAEFSILDDNTYPELTEIIPIVIASENTVKFTMSLEKVKFLTNSSASTDTLFNSIKMIFKDNVLELVSTDSFRLIYMKKELNNMINKDVLVPGDSIAVLYKIFKDLDEEFSLAASDDKLIVTWKDAYFTCKLLSLSFPDFRPLINNSNHDKRFEFNKDDLNSSLKKVISVTKNSNDSKNVATFNFKGNQLLISGVSANAKINQKVSMIKTGEDLKLGMNCKYIKEFIDNVDKNVIIDATNSSSMLRFMEEGNENYIYLIMPVNIRV, encoded by the coding sequence ATGAAATTTTCTATAAATAGACAAAAAACAATAGAAATAATTGGAGAGTACTCAAATATTTTAAAAGATAATCCTGTTAAACCAAGTTTAGCTGGACTCTTTATACAAGCCAAGAATAATCAAGTTGTATTTAAGGGTGCTAACACTGAAATTGAACTTATAAGATATGCAAATTGTGAAATTGAAAGTGAAGGTCAAGTCCTAATAAAACCTGCTTTACTTTTAGAATATATCAAATTACTTGAGGGAGAAAATATCAATTTTGAAAAGAAAGATGGTTATTTAATTTTAAATAATGCTGAATTTTCAATTCTAGATGATAATACTTATCCTGAACTAACTGAGATTATCCCAATAGTTATTGCAAGTGAAAATACTGTAAAATTTACTATGTCTCTTGAAAAAGTTAAATTTCTTACGAATTCATCTGCTAGTACAGATACTTTATTTAATTCAATAAAAATGATATTTAAAGACAATGTTTTAGAGCTTGTTTCAACAGATTCGTTCAGACTTATCTATATGAAAAAAGAACTTAATAATATGATAAATAAAGATGTTCTAGTTCCAGGAGATAGTATAGCTGTACTTTATAAGATATTTAAAGATTTAGATGAGGAATTTTCTCTTGCAGCAAGTGATGATAAACTTATTGTAACTTGGAAAGATGCTTATTTTACTTGTAAGTTATTATCTTTATCTTTCCCAGATTTTAGACCTCTTATAAATAATTCAAACCACGATAAAAGATTTGAATTTAATAAGGATGATTTAAATTCTTCACTTAAAAAAGTTATATCTGTAACTAAAAATAGCAATGATTCTAAAAATGTTGCTACATTTAACTTTAAAGGAAATCAACTTCTAATAAGTGGTGTTTCTGCTAATGCTAAGATTAATCAAAAGGTTAGTATGATTAAAACTGGTGAAGACTTAAAGCTAGGAATGAATTGTAAGTATATTAAAGAATTCATAGATAATGTTGATAAAAATGTTATTATTGATGCTACTAATTCTAGTTCTATGTTAAGATTTATGGAAGAAGGAAATGAAAATTATATTTACTTAATTATGCCAGTAAATATTAGAGTGTAG
- a CDS encoding subtype B tannase translates to MRKLKFLMLFCLFSSMLFSAQKTTKTVKNDYDLNFNPDKYVSKETEINGQKIKYRAYENIVYVKNPIDKDYQNMNIYIPEEYFNNLSIGSYNSNNAPIFFPNTVGGYMPGKADTVGLGRDGKANSVTYALSKGYVVAAPGARGRTLTDDKGNYTGKAPAAIVDLKAAVRYLYLNDEVMPGDVNKIISNGTSAGGALSALLGATGNSIDYLPYLKEIGAADTRDDIFAVSAYCPITNLENSDSAYEWMYNGVNSYTKMEFTRNTSVEEYNDRSLTHPTAQGNLTDEEIKISNRLKTLFSTYINHLKLTDDGGNLLSLDKNGNGTFKYYLAAIIRNSANKALREGKDISQFKKAFTIENNKVVAVNLDIYTHIGDRMKSPPAFDSLDASSGENNLFGDKKSDSKHFTKFSFDINNKAAIEYFRNGKFNDKNNKISVPKMADKNIIKMMNPMYYIDNNTSTKYWRIRHGAIDKDTSLAIPTILALKLKNSGKVVDFASPWGQGHGGDYDLEELFNWIDNVVKK, encoded by the coding sequence ATGAGAAAATTAAAATTTTTAATGTTGTTTTGTTTATTTAGTTCAATGTTATTTTCAGCTCAAAAAACTACAAAAACTGTTAAAAATGACTATGATCTAAATTTTAATCCAGATAAGTATGTTTCAAAAGAAACTGAAATCAATGGGCAAAAAATAAAATATCGTGCATATGAAAATATTGTTTATGTAAAAAATCCTATAGATAAAGACTATCAAAATATGAATATCTATATTCCTGAAGAATATTTTAATAATTTATCTATTGGAAGTTACAATAGTAATAATGCTCCTATATTTTTCCCTAATACTGTTGGAGGATATATGCCAGGAAAAGCTGATACTGTTGGGCTTGGTAGAGATGGGAAAGCTAACTCTGTTACTTATGCCTTATCAAAAGGTTACGTAGTTGCAGCACCTGGTGCTAGAGGTAGAACATTAACTGATGATAAAGGTAACTATACAGGAAAAGCTCCTGCTGCAATAGTTGATTTAAAGGCAGCAGTTAGATATCTATATCTCAATGATGAAGTTATGCCAGGAGATGTTAATAAAATAATTTCAAATGGAACAAGTGCTGGTGGTGCATTATCAGCTCTTTTAGGAGCAACAGGTAATTCTATTGATTATTTACCTTATTTAAAAGAAATTGGTGCAGCTGATACTAGAGATGACATTTTTGCAGTCTCTGCTTATTGCCCTATTACAAATTTAGAAAATTCTGATTCTGCTTATGAATGGATGTATAATGGAGTTAATTCATATACAAAAATGGAATTTACTAGAAATACTTCTGTTGAAGAATACAATGATAGAAGTTTGACTCATCCGACTGCTCAAGGAAACTTAACTGATGAAGAAATAAAAATATCTAATAGATTAAAAACCTTATTTTCCACTTATATCAACCATTTAAAATTGACTGATGATGGAGGTAATTTGTTATCTCTTGATAAAAATGGTAATGGAACTTTTAAATATTATCTTGCTGCTATAATTAGAAATTCTGCTAATAAAGCTTTAAGAGAAGGAAAAGATATCAGTCAATTTAAAAAAGCTTTTACTATTGAAAATAATAAGGTTGTAGCAGTTAATTTAGATATCTATACTCATATTGGAGACAGAATGAAATCTCCTCCTGCTTTTGATAGTTTAGATGCAAGCTCTGGTGAAAATAATTTATTTGGAGATAAAAAATCTGATAGTAAACATTTCACTAAATTTTCTTTTGATATAAATAATAAAGCTGCTATTGAGTATTTTAGAAATGGTAAGTTTAATGATAAAAATAATAAAATCTCAGTTCCAAAAATGGCAGATAAAAATATAATAAAAATGATGAATCCAATGTATTATATTGATAATAATACTTCAACTAAATATTGGAGAATAAGACATGGAGCAATAGATAAAGATACTTCCCTTGCTATTCCAACAATATTAGCTTTAAAATTAAAAAATTCTGGAAAAGTTGTAGACTTTGCTTCTCCTTGGGGACAAGGACATGGTGGAGATTATGATTTAGAAGAATTATTTAATTGGATAGACAATGTTGTAAAAAAATAA
- a CDS encoding ABC transporter ATP-binding protein, which yields MLNNLKILLDKDYTPVKKATYYQLLDILFNMIIYTILFLTIYSLIEKSFTMNKIYWYSGFLLIALIFKSYFGGGAMVKMQKTGSTASKDLRIAMGDHVKKLNLGYFNSHNLGYLINILTMDITDFEQAITHNIPDLLKVLVLSVYLLVITFFINFKLAIIQIVVVLLTIPILKVGGEKLEKIGVEKKSVSAKLISTIIEYISGIEVFKSFGVIGDKFERLEKGFRDLKKYSIKLELAAVPYVLLFQVIIDLLFPILLLLAVRFFMNGELEAKMLVGFIVLSLTLTNVIRNFSASYSITRYLFVSVAKISDTLNYPTISYKDEDFNFSSYDISFENVDFSYTEDRKVLKDINFTAKNNEITALVGKSGSGKSTVMSLIARFWDTTKGSIKIGGKDIKEVNPDSLLKNISMVFQDVYLINDTIYENIRIGNLNASKEEIMNAAKIANCHDFISKLPKGYDTYIGEEGSTLSGGEKQRISIARALLKNSPIILLDEATASLDADSEHEIKMAINELIKDKTVIIIAHRLNTIKDANNIIVMDDGKIIESGNHEKLMNDRGAYYSMFTAMEKAKEFCI from the coding sequence ATGTTAAATAATTTAAAAATATTATTAGATAAAGATTATACTCCTGTAAAAAAAGCTACTTATTATCAATTATTAGATATTTTATTTAATATGATAATTTACACTATTTTATTTTTAACAATATATTCATTGATAGAAAAATCTTTTACTATGAATAAAATCTATTGGTATTCTGGATTTTTGCTTATAGCCCTTATTTTTAAAAGTTATTTTGGTGGCGGGGCTATGGTTAAAATGCAAAAAACTGGAAGTACAGCTTCAAAAGATTTAAGAATAGCAATGGGTGACCATGTCAAAAAATTAAATTTAGGTTATTTTAATAGTCATAATTTAGGATATTTAATCAATATATTAACTATGGATATAACAGATTTTGAACAAGCTATAACTCATAATATTCCTGATTTATTAAAGGTTTTAGTTTTGAGTGTTTATTTGTTAGTTATAACTTTCTTTATAAATTTTAAACTTGCAATAATTCAAATTGTTGTTGTGTTATTGACTATACCCATACTTAAAGTTGGTGGAGAAAAATTAGAAAAAATTGGAGTGGAAAAGAAAAGTGTTTCAGCTAAATTAATTTCAACTATTATAGAATATATAAGTGGAATTGAAGTTTTTAAAAGTTTTGGGGTTATAGGAGATAAATTTGAAAGATTAGAAAAAGGCTTTAGAGATTTAAAAAAATATTCTATAAAATTGGAACTTGCTGCTGTTCCTTATGTTTTACTTTTTCAAGTGATTATTGATTTGTTGTTCCCTATTCTTTTATTGTTAGCAGTTAGATTTTTTATGAATGGAGAATTGGAAGCTAAAATGTTAGTAGGCTTTATAGTTTTAAGTTTAACACTTACTAATGTTATAAGAAATTTCTCAGCTAGTTATTCAATAACAAGATATTTATTTGTTTCAGTTGCTAAAATTTCTGATACTTTAAATTATCCTACTATTTCTTATAAAGATGAAGATTTTAATTTTTCGAGCTATGATATAAGTTTTGAAAATGTGGACTTCTCTTATACGGAAGATAGAAAAGTTTTAAAAGATATCAATTTTACAGCAAAGAATAATGAAATAACTGCCTTGGTTGGAAAATCTGGTTCTGGAAAATCAACTGTTATGAGTTTGATAGCAAGATTTTGGGATACAACAAAGGGAAGTATAAAAATTGGAGGAAAAGATATAAAAGAAGTTAATCCTGATTCACTTTTAAAAAATATAAGTATGGTATTTCAAGATGTTTATTTAATTAATGATACTATCTATGAAAATATTAGAATAGGTAACTTAAATGCTAGCAAAGAAGAAATTATGAATGCTGCAAAAATAGCAAACTGTCATGATTTTATTTCTAAATTGCCTAAGGGTTATGATACTTACATAGGTGAAGAGGGAAGTACACTATCAGGTGGAGAAAAACAAAGAATTTCAATAGCAAGGGCATTATTAAAAAATTCTCCGATTATATTATTAGATGAAGCTACTGCCTCTCTTGATGCCGATAGTGAACATGAAATAAAAATGGCTATAAATGAATTGATAAAAGATAAGACTGTCATAATTATTGCTCATAGATTGAATACTATAAAAGATGCAAATAACATAATAGTTATGGATGATGGAAAAATTATTGAAAGTGGTAATCATGAAAAATTAATGAATGATAGAGGAGCTTATTATTCAATGTTTACTGCTATGGAAAAAGCAAAAGAATTTTGTATATAA
- a CDS encoding ABC transporter ATP-binding protein, whose translation MKQKNNFSFLLSYAKNEKYKLYFSAFLSVCSSILMVVPYILIYNIILELLKTDLDYSRIKHLAIYTAILIVVRLILFILSGVFSHMAAFNILYNIRMQTVKHLGNINLGYFREKNIGEIKKAINEDVEKLENFLAHQIPDLAAAITTPIVILVFLFFLEWRIAIFLIIPIILAILTQIAMFKGYGKRLDNYNSLLQRLTSTITQYIKGMNVFKAFNLTAHSFKKYIDVNNEYTENWHSMTDDFKNPYGVFLAVVDSALIFVIPSGGYLYLTDKINISTFLIFLLLSYTFLTSLKTLMQFAGTFSFVLAGANNVRSMIEFPIQNDGKNLKDINFKEDISFNNVTFSYDKNDVLKNINLILKPNTITALVGPSGSGKTTIAYLLGRFWDIQKGSIKIGDIDIKDIDVNYLLSNISYVFQDIFMLTDTIFENIKMGLDKTKEEVYQAAKDAEIHEFIMSLPNGYDTIIGDGYIKLSGGEKQRISIARCLLKNSPIVVLDEITAYSDIENEAKIQSAIRNLLKDKTAIIIAHRLYTIKDVDNIIVLNEGEIVESGKHQDLITKENGLYKHLWEVK comes from the coding sequence ATGAAACAAAAAAATAATTTTAGTTTTCTTCTTTCTTATGCCAAAAATGAAAAATATAAATTATATTTTTCTGCCTTTTTAAGTGTATGTAGTTCAATACTAATGGTTGTACCTTATATACTTATATATAATATTATTTTAGAGCTATTAAAAACAGATTTAGATTATAGTAGGATAAAACATTTAGCTATTTACACAGCAATTTTAATAGTTGTAAGATTAATATTATTTATATTATCTGGGGTATTTTCACATATGGCAGCCTTTAATATACTATATAATATTAGGATGCAGACAGTGAAACATTTAGGAAATATTAATTTGGGGTATTTTAGAGAAAAAAATATTGGTGAAATAAAAAAGGCTATCAATGAAGATGTTGAAAAACTGGAAAATTTTTTAGCACACCAAATTCCAGATTTAGCAGCAGCAATAACAACTCCAATAGTTATATTAGTATTTTTATTTTTCTTAGAGTGGAGAATAGCAATATTTTTAATTATTCCTATAATACTTGCTATTTTAACTCAAATTGCTATGTTTAAAGGTTATGGGAAGCGTTTAGATAATTATAATTCTCTACTTCAAAGATTGACTTCCACAATAACACAATATATAAAGGGAATGAATGTGTTTAAAGCATTTAATTTAACAGCACATTCTTTTAAGAAGTATATTGATGTAAATAATGAATATACAGAAAACTGGCATAGTATGACAGATGATTTTAAAAATCCTTATGGAGTATTTTTAGCTGTTGTAGATTCAGCATTAATTTTTGTTATTCCAAGTGGAGGATATTTGTATTTAACTGATAAAATTAATATTTCTACATTTTTAATATTTTTACTTTTAAGTTACACATTTTTGACATCTTTAAAAACATTAATGCAATTTGCAGGAACTTTTTCTTTTGTTTTAGCAGGAGCAAATAATGTTAGAAGTATGATTGAATTTCCAATTCAAAATGATGGAAAAAATTTAAAAGATATTAATTTTAAAGAAGATATTTCATTTAATAATGTAACTTTTTCTTATGATAAAAATGATGTTTTAAAGAATATTAACCTAATTTTAAAACCTAATACAATAACTGCACTTGTTGGACCATCAGGTTCTGGAAAAACAACTATTGCTTATCTATTAGGTAGATTTTGGGATATTCAAAAAGGAAGTATTAAAATTGGAGATATTGATATAAAGGATATAGATGTAAATTATTTATTATCTAATATTTCTTATGTATTCCAAGATATTTTTATGCTAACAGATACAATTTTTGAAAATATAAAAATGGGACTTGATAAGACAAAAGAAGAAGTATATCAAGCAGCAAAGGATGCTGAAATTCATGAATTTATAATGAGCTTACCAAATGGCTATGATACTATTATTGGTGATGGATATATAAAATTAAGTGGTGGAGAAAAACAAAGAATTTCAATAGCAAGGTGTCTGCTTAAAAATAGTCCAATAGTTGTTTTAGATGAAATAACAGCTTATTCTGATATAGAAAATGAAGCTAAAATTCAAAGCGCTATTAGAAATTTATTAAAAGATAAAACTGCTATTATAATAGCCCATAGATTGTATACTATAAAAGATGTTGATAATATTATTGTTCTAAATGAAGGAGAAATTGTAGAAAGTGGAAAACACCAAGATTTAATCACAAAAGAAAATGGCTTATATAAACATCTTTGGGAGGTGAAATAA